In the genome of Oligoflexus sp., one region contains:
- a CDS encoding ABC transporter permease, with protein sequence MLHLVRRLGFYALAAWLSITINFFLPRLAPGDPASLIFARFQGQLKPEALEALKQVFGLTDAPLYQQYFTYLKHLLQGDFGISVVYYPSRVVDVIGQGFQWTLFLAGTAVLISFVLGTGLGIVAAAKRGSWLDSVLPPVLAFFGAFPYFWFAMLLLYLLAFRMGWFPLGHAMSADLAHAGFFTRLYDVISHAFLPALSIVLATIGGWMLSMRNAMMGAMGQDYVALAEAKGLSRFRIIWRYAARNALLPNMTGFGMALGFVMGGSLLTEVVFSYPGQGFLLVQAVRSQDFPLMQGLFLMITLAVLLANWLVDLFTTLLDPRIRLGG encoded by the coding sequence ATGCTCCACCTTGTGAGACGACTTGGTTTCTATGCTCTGGCCGCATGGCTTTCGATCACGATCAATTTTTTTCTGCCGCGTTTGGCTCCGGGGGATCCGGCCAGCCTTATTTTTGCCCGCTTTCAGGGACAGCTGAAGCCCGAGGCGCTGGAAGCTCTGAAACAGGTTTTTGGTTTGACCGATGCCCCGCTTTATCAGCAGTACTTCACCTATCTCAAACATCTCTTGCAAGGCGATTTCGGTATCTCGGTGGTTTACTATCCCTCGCGGGTTGTCGATGTGATCGGCCAGGGTTTTCAATGGACTCTTTTTTTGGCGGGTACAGCTGTCCTGATCAGTTTTGTTTTGGGAACAGGACTTGGCATCGTGGCCGCGGCCAAACGCGGATCGTGGCTGGACAGTGTGCTGCCGCCCGTCCTGGCTTTCTTTGGAGCTTTTCCTTACTTTTGGTTTGCGATGCTCCTTCTTTATCTTCTGGCCTTTCGCATGGGCTGGTTTCCTTTGGGTCATGCGATGAGCGCTGACCTTGCTCATGCCGGCTTTTTCACAAGGCTTTATGATGTGATCAGTCATGCCTTCCTTCCGGCCCTGTCCATCGTCCTGGCCACCATCGGCGGCTGGATGCTGAGCATGCGCAATGCGATGATGGGAGCCATGGGCCAGGATTATGTGGCTCTGGCGGAAGCCAAAGGGCTTTCGCGCTTTCGCATCATCTGGCGTTATGCGGCGCGCAATGCGCTCCTGCCTAACATGACAGGATTTGGAATGGCGCTTGGTTTTGTGATGGGCGGATCGCTTCTGACGGAAGTGGTTTTTTCCTATCCGGGTCAGGGATTCCTTTTGGTGCAGGCTGTTCGCAGCCAGGATTTTCCCCTGATGCAGGGACTCTTTCTGATGATTACGCTGGCTGTTTTGCTCGCAAACTGGCTGGTGGATCTTTTTACGACACTACTGGATCCAAGGATTCGTCTCGGGGGTTGA
- a CDS encoding ABC transporter permease, with protein sequence MLGRLLSQKKSLWGLAILIFFALLTILGPFFTVDPRAFLGTPLQPPSQEFWLGTTGQGQDVWAQMVVGGRHSLFSALAIGAGTTLIGALLGLAAAYWGGLVDEVISLVSNIFLVIPGLPLAIVVAAYLPSGTLTIALVLIATGWAWNARVFRAQALSLRQRDFVAAAIVGGESSLRLMLFEILPNMASLLLSTFLGAMIYALGAQVGLEFLGLGDISAITWGTNLYWASNDAALMTESWWTFVPTGVCIALLGFALALLNFAIDEIADPRLQVQKAWRRRVGHADPGLTPVVRTA encoded by the coding sequence ATGCTCGGTCGACTGCTGTCACAGAAAAAATCCCTTTGGGGTTTGGCTATCCTGATCTTCTTTGCGCTGCTCACAATTCTGGGGCCTTTTTTCACTGTGGATCCCAGGGCATTTTTAGGAACGCCGCTGCAGCCACCGTCTCAAGAATTCTGGTTGGGAACAACGGGTCAGGGGCAGGATGTCTGGGCCCAGATGGTCGTCGGAGGACGGCATTCGCTGTTTTCTGCTTTGGCCATTGGTGCAGGAACGACTTTGATCGGGGCCCTGCTTGGACTGGCTGCTGCCTACTGGGGTGGACTTGTGGATGAAGTCATATCCCTCGTCAGCAACATCTTTCTCGTCATTCCCGGTTTGCCGCTGGCGATTGTCGTGGCGGCTTATCTTCCGAGCGGCACACTGACCATTGCCTTGGTGCTGATTGCGACGGGCTGGGCCTGGAATGCGCGGGTTTTTCGGGCTCAGGCTTTGAGTTTACGGCAAAGGGATTTTGTCGCCGCAGCGATTGTGGGCGGTGAATCGAGCCTGCGCCTCATGCTCTTTGAAATACTTCCGAACATGGCTTCGCTCTTATTATCGACGTTTTTAGGGGCGATGATCTATGCCTTGGGAGCCCAGGTCGGGCTGGAATTTCTTGGGCTTGGTGACATCAGCGCCATAACCTGGGGCACCAACCTTTATTGGGCGAGCAATGATGCGGCGCTCATGACCGAAAGCTGGTGGACCTTCGTTCCCACCGGAGTTTGCATTGCGCTTCTGGGTTTCGCCCTGGCTCTTTTGAACTTTGCGATTGATGAGATCGCAGATCCACGGCTGCAGGTGCAGAAGGCCTGGCGCCGCCGTGTGGGTCATGCTGATCCTGGTTTAACTCCTGTGGTGAGGACGGCGTGA
- the glpK gene encoding glycerol kinase GlpK → MATGNSYLLALDQGTTSSRALLIDQQGQVAGMAQQEFRQIYPEPGWVEHDAQEIWDSQAKVVKDLLTKLSGQDRLVGVGITNQRETTIVWDRKTGRPIANAIVWQDRRTAAYCEQLKAQGLSERIQSKTGLVIDAYFSASKIRWLLEKIPGARDKAQRGELAAGTVDSWLIWNLTRGQVHATDATNASRTMLYNIHNGSWDQELLDLFEIPKSMLPEVKSSSEVYGNMDKDLFGHAAPIAGVAGDQQAALFGQLCIEPGMMKNTYGTGCFLVLNTGNKPITSQNKLLTTVAWRLGKETTYALEGSVFIGGAVVQWLRDGLGLIANSKDIEALAAKAKDNGGVYFVPAFTGLGAPYWDPYARGTIIGLTRGTGREHIARAALEAIAYQTRDVVEAMRADANIPLKELRVDGGASANPQLMQFQADLLAAAVVRPRCLESTAMGAAYFAGLATGFFPHMDALKGLWQKDVRYEPRMQESERRRLYGMWKAAIKHASGWARDAEVGAQPQA, encoded by the coding sequence ATGGCGACCGGAAACAGCTATCTTCTGGCTCTTGACCAGGGCACCACCAGCTCACGCGCCCTCTTGATCGACCAGCAAGGCCAGGTGGCCGGCATGGCTCAGCAGGAATTCCGTCAGATTTACCCGGAACCAGGCTGGGTCGAGCATGATGCCCAGGAAATCTGGGATTCGCAGGCCAAGGTCGTGAAGGACCTTCTCACAAAACTGAGCGGTCAGGATCGGCTTGTCGGCGTCGGCATCACCAATCAAAGGGAAACCACCATCGTGTGGGATCGCAAGACCGGCCGTCCCATTGCCAACGCCATCGTCTGGCAGGATCGACGAACCGCCGCTTACTGCGAACAATTGAAAGCCCAGGGATTGAGTGAACGCATTCAGAGCAAGACCGGGCTTGTCATCGATGCCTATTTTTCAGCCTCGAAAATCCGCTGGCTGCTTGAAAAAATTCCGGGCGCGCGGGATAAGGCCCAGCGCGGGGAACTCGCCGCGGGCACGGTCGACAGCTGGCTGATTTGGAATCTGACCCGCGGTCAGGTGCATGCGACCGATGCCACCAACGCGAGCCGCACCATGCTCTATAACATTCATAATGGAAGCTGGGATCAGGAGCTGCTCGATCTTTTTGAAATTCCAAAGTCCATGCTGCCCGAAGTGAAATCTTCGAGCGAAGTATATGGAAACATGGATAAAGACCTTTTCGGTCACGCCGCACCCATAGCCGGCGTCGCAGGCGATCAGCAGGCCGCTCTTTTCGGGCAACTCTGCATCGAACCGGGGATGATGAAGAACACCTATGGAACGGGCTGCTTTCTCGTCCTCAACACTGGGAACAAACCCATCACCTCGCAGAATAAACTCCTGACCACAGTCGCCTGGCGCTTGGGCAAGGAAACCACCTATGCTCTGGAAGGTTCGGTTTTCATCGGCGGCGCGGTTGTGCAGTGGCTGCGTGATGGACTTGGTCTGATTGCCAATTCCAAGGATATCGAAGCCCTGGCCGCGAAAGCGAAGGACAACGGCGGCGTGTACTTCGTCCCGGCCTTCACTGGACTCGGCGCTCCCTACTGGGATCCCTATGCACGCGGTACCATCATCGGCCTGACGCGCGGCACCGGACGCGAGCACATTGCCCGCGCGGCTTTGGAAGCGATCGCCTATCAGACCCGTGATGTGGTCGAGGCCATGCGCGCCGATGCGAATATCCCGCTCAAGGAACTGCGTGTCGATGGTGGAGCCTCGGCCAACCCACAGCTCATGCAGTTTCAGGCTGATCTTCTCGCAGCCGCCGTGGTCCGCCCGCGCTGCCTGGAATCCACAGCCATGGGCGCCGCATACTTCGCCGGCCTCGCCACCGGATTTTTCCCGCATATGGATGCCCTCAAGGGCCTTTGGCAAAAGGATGTACGTTACGAGCCCCGGATGCAGGAAAGCGAAAGACGCCGGCTCTACGGGATGTGGAAAGCGGCGATCAAACACGCATCCGGCTGGGCGCGTGATGCCGAGGTTGGGGCCCAGCCACAAGCCTAG
- a CDS encoding ABC transporter ATP-binding protein, producing the protein MQAHNDPIDHQGDFSAVLALFKHSHGTRGRLFFCIGLVIASAGLLMLSAKLMGHLAELLLQKQPWPLLLGTVASILAIESVNIFIYYHGRVGIAYVTNRVAFQIREALFRKLNQLPMAYYDQQPLGRTITRLTADVEGIESFFSNTLPRVLTALITVVSVLIAMLLTDFKIGFYICLSSLPAIIFTVLMRKPVRFWLRDYKKRSAAINAQLAELINGLPVIKVFGLEKWSQKVFQQSSEDMLNSAFSLMNWNTFIRPAAAFLCSMPIVIILWWGGHMALDQQISIGLLVAFIRYAERYFRPIMQLSFELHLIQDAIASSERVSKMLDETEESKILGPSGGHKASVQGSVEFHDVWMEYLKDQPVLRGVDFKVKAGTSVGLVGKTGSGKSTTVHLIPQLYPIQKGEIRIDGVSLEAWDRTILREQIGIVSQDVVIFQGTLRENLLVTIPEEAQPDDETVLKACRRTGLSLVMDKLAAGLDTILQDGGSNLSMGERQLIAFTRMLLRNPAILILDEATANVDEPCEALIQKAILEVLKGRTCFIIAHRLSTIQHCDNILVFQDGRIMEQGRHDQLVERQGHYSQLVKRQIAHEYI; encoded by the coding sequence ATGCAAGCACATAACGATCCGATTGATCATCAGGGTGATTTCTCTGCGGTCCTCGCCCTCTTCAAGCATAGCCACGGCACGCGCGGCCGGCTCTTTTTTTGCATCGGCCTTGTGATCGCGTCCGCGGGGCTCCTCATGCTCTCCGCCAAGCTCATGGGGCATCTGGCGGAACTCCTGTTGCAAAAGCAGCCCTGGCCGCTTCTCCTCGGAACGGTCGCCAGCATCCTGGCCATTGAAAGCGTCAACATCTTTATCTATTACCACGGCCGGGTCGGTATTGCATACGTCACCAACCGGGTCGCCTTTCAGATTCGCGAGGCTCTTTTTCGTAAACTCAATCAACTGCCGATGGCCTACTATGACCAGCAGCCCCTGGGCCGTACGATCACCCGTTTAACTGCCGATGTGGAAGGCATTGAATCCTTCTTCAGTAACACCCTTCCCCGTGTTCTGACCGCGTTGATCACAGTCGTCTCCGTTCTGATCGCCATGCTGCTGACCGATTTTAAAATAGGCTTTTACATCTGTCTTTCCAGCCTGCCTGCGATCATCTTCACCGTTCTCATGAGAAAGCCGGTCCGTTTCTGGCTGCGCGACTATAAAAAACGTTCCGCCGCCATCAACGCCCAGCTCGCGGAATTGATCAATGGACTTCCTGTCATCAAAGTCTTCGGTTTGGAAAAATGGAGTCAGAAGGTTTTCCAGCAAAGCTCCGAGGACATGCTCAACTCCGCCTTCAGCCTGATGAACTGGAACACTTTCATTCGCCCGGCCGCAGCCTTCCTTTGCTCGATGCCGATCGTGATCATCCTCTGGTGGGGCGGGCACATGGCCCTGGATCAGCAGATTTCCATCGGTCTTCTGGTGGCCTTTATTCGCTATGCTGAGCGCTATTTCCGGCCGATTATGCAGCTCTCCTTTGAACTGCATCTGATTCAGGACGCGATCGCTTCATCCGAGCGGGTCAGTAAAATGCTGGATGAAACCGAGGAGTCCAAAATCCTCGGCCCCAGTGGCGGGCATAAAGCCAGTGTCCAGGGCTCGGTGGAATTCCATGACGTTTGGATGGAATATCTGAAGGATCAGCCTGTTCTGAGGGGGGTGGATTTCAAGGTGAAAGCCGGGACTTCGGTGGGGCTTGTCGGCAAGACCGGCTCTGGAAAGTCCACCACCGTTCATCTGATTCCCCAGCTTTATCCCATTCAAAAAGGCGAAATCCGCATCGACGGGGTTTCGCTGGAAGCCTGGGACCGCACAATTCTTCGTGAACAGATCGGCATTGTCTCCCAGGATGTGGTGATTTTCCAGGGAACCCTGCGGGAAAATCTTCTGGTGACCATACCTGAAGAGGCCCAGCCCGATGATGAAACAGTGCTGAAGGCCTGCCGTCGCACCGGCCTTTCCCTGGTCATGGATAAGCTGGCCGCAGGCCTGGATACGATCCTTCAGGACGGTGGTTCGAATCTCAGCATGGGCGAACGCCAGCTGATTGCCTTCACCCGGATGCTCCTGCGCAATCCTGCGATTTTAATTCTGGATGAAGCCACCGCCAATGTTGACGAGCCCTGCGAGGCCTTGATTCAAAAGGCCATTTTGGAAGTTTTAAAGGGGCGAACCTGTTTTATTATCGCACATCGGTTGAGTACCATCCAGCATTGTGACAATATTCTGGTATTCCAGGACGGCCGCATCATGGAGCAGGGGCGCCATGATCAGCTGGTGGAGCGGCAGGGGCATTATTCTCAGCTGGTGAAAAGGCAGATTGCACATGAGTATATTTGA
- a CDS encoding endonuclease V — protein MIVCEVEMDINTLHPWDISPTEAIALQKELASRVVLQPLPSACNLIAACDVSNDIGGDTLFAAIVVLDRRDFSVIEEVTVQDKVGFPYVPGLLSFRELPLLVQGFAQLKVKPDLVICDGQGIAHPRRLGIASHLGLWLNIPTIGSAKNILCGKYEEPGIVKGSMSPIVHHKQTIGYAVRSRDKVKPIFISPGHLADLGSSVEMVMSLTDKYRIPVPIRHVHNLSNAVRKESRLVTSFHAHPLAGADGASTSLT, from the coding sequence ATGATCGTCTGTGAGGTGGAAATGGACATCAATACTCTGCATCCCTGGGACATCAGCCCGACCGAAGCCATCGCGCTGCAAAAGGAGCTGGCCTCACGCGTGGTTTTGCAGCCCCTTCCGTCGGCATGCAATTTGATCGCGGCCTGTGACGTCTCGAATGATATTGGGGGAGACACGCTGTTCGCGGCGATTGTCGTGCTGGATCGCCGGGATTTTTCGGTGATCGAAGAGGTCACTGTGCAGGATAAGGTGGGCTTTCCCTATGTGCCAGGGCTGCTCTCGTTTCGCGAACTGCCGCTCTTGGTGCAAGGGTTCGCGCAGCTGAAGGTGAAACCCGATCTTGTGATCTGTGATGGTCAGGGGATTGCGCATCCGCGAAGACTCGGGATTGCCAGTCATCTGGGGCTTTGGCTGAATATTCCGACGATCGGTTCGGCGAAAAATATTCTTTGTGGGAAATATGAAGAGCCTGGAATTGTGAAGGGATCAATGAGTCCCATCGTGCATCATAAGCAAACCATAGGTTATGCCGTGCGGTCGCGGGATAAGGTGAAGCCGATTTTTATTTCACCCGGGCACCTTGCGGATCTGGGGAGTTCGGTCGAAATGGTGATGAGTTTAACAGATAAATACCGCATTCCCGTGCCTATTCGTCATGTGCACAATCTATCGAATGCCGTGCGTAAGGAAAGTCGACTCGTCACATCGTTTCATGCCCATCCGCTTGCGGGAGCGGATGGGGCATCGACCTCGCTTACTTGA
- a CDS encoding ABC transporter ATP-binding protein, translated as MMQIENLSIMMADAAGPVPIIENLSLDIRPGEILGLAGESGCGKSTLAKAILRILPPPAYISSGRIIYRGQDILDLGPQEMRAFRWRDVAMVFQNALNALNPVLTIREQLLDTLNAHRSMPRHEAEALALSWLARVGLEGRHLHAYPHELSGGMRQRVMIAMALLLEAPLLILDEPTTALDVIVQREILQTLVKLQGEQKFSVLFVTHDLPLMTAFCDRIAILYAGQIVECGPSEEIAARAQHPYTRGLMASFPSLDGRRIQKRGIPGYPPGFISRRQGCSFRPRCAVSCAEGAMRQPVLRSVSQTHQVACHDIQ; from the coding sequence ATGATGCAGATTGAAAATCTTTCCATCATGATGGCAGATGCGGCAGGTCCTGTGCCGATCATCGAGAATCTCAGCCTTGATATTCGTCCCGGGGAAATCCTCGGCCTTGCGGGAGAATCCGGCTGCGGGAAATCCACGCTGGCAAAAGCGATACTCCGCATCCTGCCGCCACCCGCTTATATCAGCAGCGGCCGCATCATTTATCGTGGTCAGGACATTTTGGATCTCGGCCCCCAGGAGATGAGGGCCTTTCGCTGGCGTGATGTCGCCATGGTCTTTCAAAATGCTTTGAATGCTTTGAATCCTGTTTTGACGATTCGCGAGCAGCTTCTGGATACCTTGAACGCGCATCGGAGCATGCCGCGACATGAAGCGGAAGCCCTGGCCCTGAGCTGGCTGGCACGCGTGGGTTTGGAAGGCAGGCATCTGCATGCGTATCCGCATGAATTGTCCGGCGGCATGCGGCAGCGGGTGATGATAGCCATGGCTCTTCTTTTGGAAGCTCCGCTCCTGATTCTGGATGAACCGACCACGGCGCTGGATGTGATTGTGCAGCGCGAAATTCTTCAGACTCTGGTGAAGCTGCAGGGTGAGCAGAAATTTTCCGTGCTTTTTGTGACTCATGATCTGCCTTTGATGACAGCTTTCTGTGATCGCATTGCGATTCTTTATGCGGGCCAGATTGTGGAGTGTGGACCCAGTGAAGAGATTGCTGCGCGCGCCCAGCATCCTTATACGCGGGGGTTGATGGCGTCTTTTCCTTCCCTTGATGGACGGCGCATACAGAAACGGGGTATTCCCGGTTACCCACCTGGATTTATCAGCCGGAGACAGGGCTGTTCGTTCAGGCCGCGCTGCGCGGTATCCTGTGCGGAAGGCGCTATGAGGCAACCTGTCTTGCGTTCTGTTTCTCAAACGCATCAGGTTGCCTGCCATGATATTCAGTAA
- a CDS encoding ABC transporter substrate-binding protein → MRALISVLASCVILLQGCVPRSEKEGRRVLAISVGNQTSLMRNFNPLLTSGSAREFTNGAIYEPLFVYNRMKGEFIPWLATAYAWEGEDFRRLRMTIRDTVLWSDGQPLRAQDVVFTFQLLKKFPALDAGGVWSFLSDVESSGSRDVVFSMQRTYTPGLATLANQTIVPEHIWSRIPDPVQFANPDPVGTGPFTEVRLFEDQVFELGRNPRYWQKGKPSIEGLRFPAFSSNDQANLALLHGEVDLAGNFMPAVDRVFVQKDPQHHHYWFPLVGPMIFLYLNTQDEPFQSVSMRKAISMGIDRERIADVAMYRYTEPPHASGLTDAYKRWRKDPAPEQKQWLDYHPNAAIEILEKEGWKKDRDGKRRNAAGQLLTLEITVVNGWSDWVRAAQIIATQLQELGIDAKVKARDFGSWFEGLQKGQFQGSISWSSESTDPYGFYRWIMDARTVKAKDELAPGNWHRYADAQATKLLEEWERTVDAARQREISYELQDIFMSEAPAIPLFPAPAWGLYNSAYFEGFPTAENPYAALSPNFRPEILLLLNEVKPRQRGY, encoded by the coding sequence ATGCGAGCCCTCATTAGTGTTTTGGCCTCTTGTGTGATTCTGCTCCAAGGCTGTGTGCCGCGGAGCGAAAAAGAGGGGCGGCGGGTACTGGCGATCTCTGTTGGAAACCAAACGTCCCTGATGCGCAACTTCAATCCGCTGCTCACCTCGGGCAGTGCTCGCGAATTTACCAACGGCGCCATTTACGAGCCGCTTTTTGTTTATAACCGCATGAAGGGTGAATTCATTCCCTGGCTGGCGACAGCCTATGCGTGGGAAGGCGAGGACTTTCGCCGTCTTCGGATGACGATTCGGGATACTGTGCTCTGGTCGGATGGTCAGCCTTTACGGGCGCAGGATGTGGTTTTCACATTTCAGCTTTTGAAGAAATTTCCGGCCCTGGACGCCGGTGGTGTCTGGAGCTTTTTATCCGATGTGGAAAGCTCAGGCTCGCGGGATGTGGTTTTTTCGATGCAGCGTACTTATACACCGGGCCTTGCGACCTTAGCGAATCAGACGATCGTTCCGGAACATATCTGGAGCAGGATCCCGGATCCGGTTCAGTTTGCCAATCCCGATCCTGTGGGCACGGGACCTTTTACTGAAGTGAGGCTATTCGAGGACCAGGTTTTTGAACTGGGACGCAATCCGCGTTACTGGCAGAAGGGAAAACCTTCGATTGAAGGCCTACGTTTTCCAGCTTTTTCCAGCAATGATCAGGCGAACCTTGCGCTTTTGCACGGTGAAGTCGACCTGGCCGGTAACTTCATGCCGGCTGTGGATCGGGTCTTTGTTCAGAAAGATCCGCAACATCATCACTACTGGTTTCCTCTCGTAGGGCCCATGATTTTTCTTTATCTGAATACGCAGGATGAACCCTTTCAAAGTGTCAGCATGCGCAAGGCCATCAGCATGGGCATTGATCGCGAACGTATTGCTGATGTCGCCATGTACCGCTATACCGAGCCGCCTCATGCTTCGGGTTTAACAGATGCCTATAAGCGCTGGCGCAAGGATCCTGCGCCCGAGCAAAAGCAGTGGCTGGACTATCATCCGAATGCAGCCATCGAGATTTTAGAGAAGGAAGGCTGGAAAAAAGATCGTGACGGAAAAAGGCGCAATGCCGCGGGGCAGCTTCTCACTTTGGAAATCACCGTCGTGAACGGCTGGTCGGATTGGGTCCGTGCGGCCCAGATCATCGCCACCCAGCTGCAGGAGCTTGGAATTGATGCGAAGGTCAAGGCCCGGGATTTTGGATCCTGGTTTGAAGGCCTGCAGAAGGGCCAGTTTCAAGGCTCGATCAGCTGGTCGAGTGAGAGCACGGATCCTTATGGATTCTATCGGTGGATCATGGATGCGCGCACTGTAAAAGCCAAGGATGAGCTGGCCCCCGGGAACTGGCACCGCTATGCCGATGCGCAGGCGACGAAACTCCTTGAAGAATGGGAGCGAACTGTGGATGCCGCGCGGCAGCGGGAGATTTCCTATGAGCTGCAGGATATTTTCATGAGCGAAGCACCGGCGATTCCGCTTTTTCCGGCACCGGCCTGGGGTCTTTACAATAGTGCTTATTTTGAAGGCTTTCCGACGGCTGAAAATCCCTATGCCGCTCTTTCGCCGAATTTTCGCCCGGAGATTCTTCTGCTTTTGAATGAAGTCAAACCACGGCAGCGAGGATACTGA
- a CDS encoding HAD family hydrolase, with protein sequence MSIFERFQRRIEDTLAVGEKPVIIFDIDDTIIDCRHRKHRVIHDFIKQTHVRESFALECQIVEKMSWENVQYRVLDTLAQEGVRNQLFGEQLFQYWRQHYFTYPYLVDDKPFPGALEFVNHCHDLGATTVYLTGRDIPGMGQGTFDAMRKLGFPSDDERVHFILKEDPAINDLEFKILALDRIAPLGRVIAAFENELPNLHAMAERFPEAAMYWRKTLYLPNPPEPLDHVEVLLSFK encoded by the coding sequence ATGAGTATATTTGAACGGTTTCAGCGTCGTATTGAAGACACGCTCGCGGTGGGTGAAAAGCCGGTTATTATTTTTGATATCGACGACACCATCATCGACTGCCGCCATCGCAAGCATCGCGTGATTCATGACTTCATCAAGCAGACTCATGTTCGTGAAAGCTTCGCTCTTGAATGTCAGATCGTCGAGAAGATGAGCTGGGAGAACGTGCAGTATCGCGTGCTGGATACTCTGGCCCAGGAAGGCGTGCGGAATCAACTCTTCGGTGAGCAGCTCTTTCAGTACTGGCGTCAGCACTACTTCACCTACCCCTACCTTGTCGACGATAAACCTTTTCCTGGTGCCCTTGAATTCGTGAATCACTGCCATGACCTGGGTGCCACCACCGTGTATCTGACCGGCCGTGATATTCCCGGCATGGGCCAGGGGACTTTCGATGCCATGCGCAAGCTCGGATTTCCATCCGATGATGAACGCGTGCACTTCATCCTGAAAGAAGACCCCGCGATCAATGATCTGGAATTCAAGATCCTCGCTCTCGACAGAATCGCTCCCCTCGGCCGCGTGATCGCTGCCTTTGAAAACGAGCTGCCGAATCTTCACGCGATGGCCGAGCGCTTCCCGGAAGCCGCCATGTACTGGCGTAAAACCCTATATTTGCCGAATCCTCCCGAGCCCTTGGATCATGTCGAGGTGCTCCTCAGTTTCAAGTAA